In Ischnura elegans chromosome 6, ioIscEleg1.1, whole genome shotgun sequence, one genomic interval encodes:
- the LOC124161420 gene encoding secreted RxLR effector protein 161-like — protein MTEEFEITVMDNPSSYLGMEISMTSNGIFLSQSKYARKVLERFRMQDCKPVKTPLMPNTKEKLEQIRREERVDYPYREAIGSLLYMSCKTRPDLAFCINYESRFMENPAKEDVENLKRTMRYLQGTKGLGIHFCPTEMGEQIKLQAYCDSDFAGDIFDRKSTTGYVILFGGAPTLWCSHKQSVVALSSTEAEFIAASECCQEIKNAKALIEELTV, from the exons ATGACAGAAGAATTTGAGATAACAGTAATGGATAATCCAAGCTCCTATCTGGGAATGGAGATATCAATGACGAGCAATggcatatttttatcacaatcaaAGTATGCAAGAAAAGTATTGGAAAGATTTCGGATGCAAGACTGCAAACCAGTTAAGACTCCATTGATGCCGAACACCAAAGAAAAGTTAGAACAGATAAGAAGAGAAGAAAGGGTAGATTATCCATACAGGGAAGCAATTGGTAGTTTACTATACATGTCATGCAAAACTAGACCAGACCTTGCATTTTGTATTAATTATGAGAGCAGATTCATGGAAAACCCTGCCAAAGAAGATGTGGAGAATTTAAAAAGAACAATGAGATATCTTCAAGGAACAAAAGGGTTAGGAATACATTTCTGCCCAACAGAAATGGGAGAACAAATAAAGCTGCAGGCATACTGTGATTCAGACTTTGCAGGAGATATATTTGACAGAAAAAGTACAACAGGGTATGTTATTCTGTTTGGTGGTGCACCAACCCTGTGGTGTTCACACAAACAAAGTGTTGTGGCACTATCCTCAACTGAGGCAGAATTCATTGCAGCATCTGAATGCTGTCAAGAGATTAAAAATGCTAAGGCCTTAATTGAGGAGTTAACAG tctaa